The Danio rerio strain Tuebingen ecotype United States chromosome 1, GRCz12tu, whole genome shotgun sequence genome includes a region encoding these proteins:
- the dand5 gene encoding DAN domain family member 5 precursor — MTFQVGFFVLLSVTTIGAFPRNAFQREFHRHVAKDFESSGNGPDEPVRGSVRIVKLNPHFLRRAAVSHVPFRNSPSRGAFPAFLALGRPGPAILTHSKPAPQVSSSADRRKQGLEMWKKVVHKSERKKEAVALRINPKDMNKQSCAAVPFTQRITEEGCETVTVHNNLCYGQCSSMFVPSSGGSHGQQKAQCTRCGPSRARSVLLHLRCGSEVRERRVLIVEECKCETSSEEAKVQNTDMFNL; from the exons ATGACTTTTCAGGTCGGCTTTTTTGTGCTGTTGTCAGTCACAACAATTGGCGCTTTCCCGCGCAATGCATTTCAGCGGGAATTTCACCGACACGTGGCGAAAGACTTTGAATCCTCCGGGAATGGACCAGACGAACCTGTTCGGGGATCTGTCCGAATTGTCAAACTAAACCCTCATTTTCTGCGCCGGGCCGCCGTTAGTCATGTGCCGTTCAGAAATTCACCAAGTCGAGGCGCGTTTCCCGCGTTCTTGGCCCTCGGACGTCCGGGCCCCGCAATCCTGACCCATAGCAAACCTGCGCCTCAGGTGAGCAGCAGTGCAGACAGGAGGAAACAAGGGCTCGAGATGTGGAAGAAAGTGGTGCACAAAAGCGAGCGAAAAAAAGAGGCAGTGGCTCTGCGCATCAATCCCAAAGACATGAACAAACAGAGCTGTGCCGCAGTTCCCTTTACACAG CGCATAACGGAGGAGGGCTGTGAGACGGTGACCGTTCACAATAATCTCTGCTACGGTCAGTGCAGCTCCATGTTCGTGCCCTCCAGCGGAGGCTCTCACGGACAACAGAAAGCGCAGTGCACGCGCTGCGGCCCCTCTAGAGCGCGCTCCGTGCTCCTGCACCTGCGCTGCGGGTCTGAGGTGCGGGAGAGGCGCGTCCTGATCGTTGAGGAGTGCAAGTGTGAAACCAGCAGCGAAGAGGCCAAAGTTCAGAACACAGATATGTTTAATTTATAA